In the Salinisphaera sp. T31B1 genome, one interval contains:
- the dsbD gene encoding protein-disulfide reductase DsbD: MRRMFIFATLFATLLAGVMTSGVGFAQGSAAGDDFLSAAQAFTHDVTRHDDGTLTVTWDIAPGYYLYRHQFAFDGKPTPIAGVTLPHGKPISDEFFGDSEVYHDQVAATIDPGTARTIDLGWQGCAEAGLCYPPQHASIELDGVAATAGHGADQSIAAGATSLAEDQQLSARLADADTGWVLAVFFGLGVLLVFTPCVLPMLPILTSLIVGSDARSGRGFALSLAYVLPMAVVYALLGVAAALAGANLQAWLQTPTVLGVFAAIFIALALAMFGFYELQLPAPLRDRLQSASADQRGGSLGGAALMGGLSALVVGPCMTAPLAGALLYIADSGNVWLGGAALFSLGLGMGAPLVAVGSLGAHLLPRPGPWMTGVKVVFGFVLLGMALWFIARVIPDHWTMVGAGVLTMAAGMTLYQLGVSASSTPRPAAMTACVAGSIVGLWGGLLIIGGAAGNDSLSQPLAFAGLSAVTSDAGPGEAQGFMARFDNVADLDDLDDKVASAAQDGRWTLVDFYADWCVSCKVIEKEVFGDADVQRALADVELLRPDVTDNDTADRELMRRFGVVGPPTILLIGPDGRERRAARIVGELDAEAFLDHWARAHQSGGES, from the coding sequence ATGAGACGCATGTTCATCTTCGCGACGCTGTTCGCCACGCTGCTCGCCGGCGTGATGACATCAGGTGTGGGCTTCGCCCAGGGCTCGGCCGCCGGAGACGATTTCCTGAGCGCCGCCCAGGCATTCACTCACGACGTGACGCGCCACGACGACGGCACCCTCACCGTCACATGGGACATCGCCCCCGGCTACTATCTGTATCGGCATCAGTTCGCATTCGACGGCAAACCCACGCCGATCGCCGGCGTCACGCTGCCGCACGGCAAGCCGATATCCGACGAGTTCTTCGGCGACTCGGAGGTCTACCACGATCAGGTGGCCGCGACCATCGACCCCGGCACGGCCCGCACGATCGACCTGGGTTGGCAAGGTTGCGCCGAAGCCGGGCTTTGCTATCCGCCGCAGCATGCAAGCATCGAACTTGACGGCGTGGCGGCAACGGCCGGGCACGGCGCTGACCAGTCGATCGCCGCCGGCGCGACATCGCTGGCTGAAGACCAGCAGCTGTCCGCACGTCTGGCCGACGCCGATACCGGCTGGGTGCTGGCCGTGTTCTTCGGCCTCGGCGTGCTGCTGGTGTTCACCCCCTGCGTACTGCCCATGCTGCCGATCCTGACCAGCCTGATCGTGGGCAGTGACGCGCGCAGCGGCCGGGGGTTCGCGCTGTCGCTGGCTTATGTGCTGCCCATGGCCGTGGTCTATGCGCTACTCGGCGTCGCCGCTGCCCTGGCGGGGGCGAATCTCCAGGCCTGGCTGCAGACGCCGACGGTGCTCGGGGTATTCGCGGCGATCTTCATCGCGCTGGCCTTGGCGATGTTCGGTTTCTACGAACTGCAGCTGCCCGCGCCGTTGCGCGATCGACTCCAGAGTGCCAGCGCCGATCAGCGCGGCGGCAGCCTGGGCGGCGCAGCACTCATGGGCGGGCTGTCCGCGCTCGTCGTCGGCCCTTGCATGACTGCGCCGCTGGCCGGCGCCCTGCTGTATATCGCCGATTCCGGCAACGTGTGGCTCGGCGGCGCGGCCTTGTTCTCTCTAGGCCTGGGCATGGGCGCGCCGCTGGTCGCGGTCGGCAGCCTCGGCGCACATCTGTTGCCGCGACCCGGGCCGTGGATGACCGGCGTCAAGGTGGTGTTCGGCTTCGTACTGCTGGGTATGGCGCTGTGGTTCATCGCGCGGGTGATTCCCGATCACTGGACCATGGTCGGCGCCGGTGTGCTGACCATGGCCGCCGGCATGACGTTGTACCAACTGGGCGTGTCCGCGTCGTCGACGCCGCGACCAGCGGCGATGACCGCATGCGTGGCCGGATCGATCGTCGGGCTGTGGGGCGGGCTGCTCATCATCGGCGGCGCGGCCGGTAACGACAGCCTGAGCCAGCCGCTGGCGTTCGCGGGCCTGTCCGCTGTCACCTCCGATGCCGGGCCGGGCGAGGCACAGGGATTCATGGCCCGCTTCGACAACGTGGCCGATCTCGATGATCTGGACGACAAGGTAGCCAGCGCCGCCCAGGACGGCCGCTGGACCCTGGTCGATTTCTATGCCGACTGGTGTGTCTCGTGCAAGGTGATCGAAAAAGAAGTCTTCGGCGATGCCGATGTCCAGCGCGCGCTGGCCGATGTCGAGCTATTGCGCCCGGATGTCACCGACAACGATACGGCCGATCGCGAACTGATGCGCCGTTTCGGGGTGGTCGGCCCGCCGACGATCCTGTTGATCGGCCCGGATGGCCGGGAACGCCGCGCCGCACGTATCGTCGGTGAACTGGACGCCGAGGCGTTTCTCGATCATTGGGCCCGCGCCCATCAATCCGGTGGTGAATCCTGA
- a CDS encoding response regulator, translating into MHVLLIEDDTLVGGGIRTGLEVAGFTVDWVTCAADARLAVTAVASDIVVLDLGLPDTDGLSLLREWRSAGLAVPVLVLTARDAVADRVTGLQAGADDYLLKPFDLDELSARLQALLRRAAGHSGPMIVHGPIALDPATHAVRRDGQVVDLTRREYTLLRKLLFARRAILSAEQLKDSLYGLDTEVDSNAVNVHIYHLRRKLGAHVIRTVRGLGYQLGAAADIERTPPA; encoded by the coding sequence ATGCATGTACTGTTGATCGAAGATGACACGCTCGTGGGCGGCGGCATCCGCACCGGGCTGGAAGTCGCCGGCTTCACGGTCGACTGGGTGACGTGCGCGGCCGACGCGCGCCTGGCCGTGACGGCCGTGGCCAGCGATATCGTGGTGCTGGATCTCGGCCTGCCGGACACCGACGGGCTGAGCCTGTTGCGCGAATGGCGCTCGGCCGGTCTGGCCGTGCCGGTACTCGTGCTCACGGCCCGCGATGCGGTGGCCGATCGGGTGACGGGTCTGCAGGCGGGTGCCGACGACTACCTGCTCAAGCCGTTCGATCTAGACGAGCTCAGCGCGCGATTGCAGGCGCTGCTTCGACGCGCGGCCGGACACAGCGGGCCAATGATCGTGCACGGGCCGATCGCGCTCGATCCCGCCACGCACGCGGTACGGCGCGACGGCCAAGTGGTCGATCTGACCCGTCGCGAATACACGCTGTTACGCAAGCTGCTGTTCGCCCGCCGCGCGATCCTGTCGGCCGAGCAGCTCAAGGACAGCCTGTACGGGCTGGATACGGAAGTCGATAGCAATGCCGTCAACGTGCATATCTATCATCTGCGACGAAAGCTGGGCGCCCACGTGATCCGGACCGTGCGCGGCCTGGGCTACCAGTTGGGTGCCGCGGCGGACATCGAACGGACCCCGCCGGCATGA
- a CDS encoding ATP-binding protein: MSLRRQLLLWLGLSFCLLWTIAAAWLYSDLRQQMRTTLDQRLAASARMVAGLVAQLPADAWRQAGEPILSIPQSAGVACQINSPTGQVLMRTHGEFDGQLDMPAPGFSDRLIDGQPWRLFTYVQNGLHITTADRLAERVTLQRNVIVVAVVPFVVALLGSLLVLWLGLRRGLRPLERLRRELSRRAPDTLTPIEVEHAPSELRPAIDTLNRLLVRTGEALTREQRFTSDAAHELRTPLTAIKTHVQLASRLEPARAGQALADAQAGIARLQRTLEQLLLLARVEADETAFDRVPVACSIVVDAALADLPDAARICTDDGSAGSLTIAAPQGLATAALRNLLENALRHSPATDSIELAIDATPEQVVFSVRDRGDWPAERDTADLTRRFWRGACGRGPDSGSGLGLTIVAAIATRMGGELVFEPRANGGLVALLSLPRVSDRPYS; encoded by the coding sequence ATGAGTCTGCGACGGCAACTGTTGCTCTGGCTCGGGCTGTCGTTCTGTCTGCTCTGGACGATCGCCGCGGCCTGGCTCTACAGCGATCTGCGTCAACAGATGCGCACCACCCTCGATCAACGGCTGGCGGCCTCGGCGCGCATGGTTGCCGGGCTGGTCGCGCAGCTGCCGGCCGATGCCTGGCGCCAGGCCGGCGAGCCGATACTCTCGATTCCCCAGAGCGCCGGCGTGGCCTGTCAGATCAATTCACCGACCGGCCAGGTACTCATGCGTACGCACGGCGAGTTCGACGGTCAGCTCGATATGCCGGCCCCTGGCTTCAGCGACCGTCTTATCGACGGCCAGCCCTGGCGCCTGTTCACCTATGTACAGAACGGGCTGCATATCACCACCGCCGATCGCCTGGCCGAGCGTGTCACGCTCCAGCGCAACGTCATCGTCGTAGCGGTCGTGCCGTTCGTGGTCGCGCTGCTGGGCAGCCTGCTGGTGCTCTGGCTGGGGCTGCGGCGCGGCTTGCGGCCGCTGGAACGCCTGCGCCGAGAGCTGTCCCGACGGGCACCGGACACCCTGACGCCGATCGAGGTCGAGCACGCGCCGAGCGAACTGCGCCCGGCCATCGATACGCTCAACCGGCTGCTGGTCCGGACCGGTGAAGCACTAACACGCGAACAGCGGTTTACCAGTGATGCCGCCCACGAGCTGCGGACACCGCTGACCGCCATCAAGACCCATGTACAGCTTGCCTCGCGGCTGGAGCCTGCCCGCGCCGGCCAGGCGCTGGCCGATGCACAAGCCGGAATCGCGCGCCTGCAGCGCACCCTGGAGCAACTGCTACTTCTGGCACGAGTGGAAGCCGACGAAACGGCGTTCGATCGGGTGCCGGTAGCCTGTTCGATCGTGGTGGATGCGGCCCTCGCTGACCTGCCCGATGCAGCACGTATCTGCACCGACGATGGATCCGCCGGGTCGTTGACGATCGCAGCGCCACAGGGGCTTGCGACCGCGGCGTTGCGCAATCTGCTCGAAAACGCGTTGCGTCATTCGCCAGCCACGGATTCGATCGAACTGGCCATCGACGCCACGCCCGAACAGGTGGTGTTCTCGGTACGCGACCGCGGCGACTGGCCGGCCGAACGCGACACCGCCGACCTGACACGTCGTTTCTGGCGTGGTGCTTGCGGCCGCGGGCCGGACAGCGGGAGTGGTCTGGGACTGACCATCGTGGCCGCGATCGCAACGCGGATGGGCGGCGAGCTCGTCTTTGAGCCGCGTGCCAACGGTGGCCTGGTGGCCCTGCTGTCGCTGCCGCGGGTTTCCGACCGACCGTATTCTTAA
- a CDS encoding class I SAM-dependent methyltransferase, whose product MGVYARYVLPHMLDCACGLAQVEAERARLVPLAHGRVLEVGIGTGRNLRHYDARRVNEIVGLDPATAMQPRAKSRLAGLGLDVSLLPVAAERIPAAANSFDTVVVTYSLCSIAEPLVALAEMRRVLKPDGTLLFCEHGLAREPHIARWQARLTPTWRRLAGGCHLDRDVPHLLAGAGFSLDWLDAGYIAGPKPLTHHYRGQAHGHG is encoded by the coding sequence ATGGGCGTCTACGCCCGATATGTCCTGCCGCATATGCTCGACTGTGCGTGCGGCCTGGCCCAGGTCGAGGCCGAGCGCGCCCGGCTCGTACCGCTCGCCCACGGACGCGTACTGGAAGTCGGTATCGGGACCGGGCGCAATCTTCGTCACTACGACGCCCGTAGGGTCAACGAAATCGTCGGCCTGGACCCGGCGACGGCAATGCAGCCGCGTGCCAAGTCCCGGCTTGCCGGACTCGGTCTCGATGTGTCCCTGCTCCCCGTCGCCGCCGAACGAATTCCGGCGGCGGCGAACAGCTTCGATACGGTCGTGGTCACCTATAGCCTGTGCTCCATCGCCGAACCGCTTGTCGCACTGGCCGAGATGCGCCGCGTGCTCAAACCCGACGGCACTCTGCTGTTCTGCGAACACGGCCTCGCTCGAGAGCCCCACATTGCCCGGTGGCAGGCACGGCTAACCCCGACCTGGCGCCGGTTGGCCGGCGGCTGTCATCTGGATCGAGACGTACCGCATCTGCTGGCCGGCGCCGGTTTCTCGCTCGACTGGCTGGACGCGGGCTATATTGCCGGCCCGAAACCGCTCACCCATCACTATCGCGGCCAGGCTCATGGCCACGGCTGA
- a CDS encoding sulfur transferase domain-containing protein, whose product MTDYTQDLANARRPDNDIVTAGQPSADQLAAAADQGVKTVVNLRPVGEFDEFDEAAHVRDLGMRYVHIPVAGPDDINDANARTLDEALGADGVPAMVHCASSNRVGALMAYRARHIQDKSADQAMEIGQASGLNKQSPLFDATRAKLG is encoded by the coding sequence ATGACGGACTACACCCAGGATCTGGCCAACGCGCGCCGCCCCGACAACGATATCGTCACCGCCGGTCAGCCGAGCGCCGACCAATTGGCCGCTGCTGCTGACCAGGGCGTCAAGACCGTGGTCAATCTGCGGCCCGTCGGCGAATTCGACGAGTTCGACGAAGCCGCCCATGTGCGCGATCTGGGCATGCGCTATGTGCATATCCCGGTCGCCGGCCCGGACGATATCAACGATGCCAATGCCCGCACCCTCGACGAAGCACTCGGCGCCGACGGCGTACCGGCGATGGTTCACTGTGCGAGCAGCAACCGGGTCGGCGCGTTGATGGCGTATCGCGCCCGCCATATTCAAGACAAGAGCGCCGATCAGGCCATGGAGATCGGCCAGGCGTCCGGGCTGAACAAGCAGTCGCCGCTGTTCGATGCCACACGCGCCAAGCTCGGCTGA
- a CDS encoding c-type cytochrome, with the protein MSSRIPLLTVAVSFFLLAAVIVWVASHADDRTAASQTGPVTSPAKANAGAQTINKTKDHPPATADEAPADKADAPATAQPATSDPNEDDTAVFSPPARDAIPDNEFGAMVRKGEQIFTNTQQHAGPFVGNDLQCANCHLDAGRLADSAPLWAAWGMYPAYRGKNKHVNDFAERIQGCFRYSMNGTAPPRGDDVLTALQTYAYWLASGAPVGKKMPGAGYPKLDEPEQPPSYARGEKVFETHCALCHGSDGQGQRAADGSIAFPPLWGARSFNWGAGMHRVNTAAGFIKANMPLGAATLSDQQAWDVAQYIDSQPRPQDPRFNGSVAETAEKYHGKQSMYGKTVNGRVLGENAPPAGTVPRTGKP; encoded by the coding sequence ATGAGTAGCCGTATCCCGCTGCTGACCGTGGCCGTGTCCTTTTTCCTGCTAGCGGCGGTGATCGTGTGGGTGGCAAGCCATGCCGACGATCGCACGGCCGCGAGTCAGACCGGCCCGGTCACGAGCCCGGCCAAGGCCAATGCTGGCGCCCAGACAATCAACAAGACCAAGGACCATCCGCCGGCCACGGCCGACGAAGCGCCTGCGGACAAGGCCGACGCACCGGCCACCGCTCAGCCCGCCACGAGTGACCCGAACGAGGACGACACCGCCGTGTTCTCGCCCCCCGCCCGCGATGCGATACCCGACAACGAGTTCGGCGCGATGGTGCGCAAGGGCGAACAGATCTTCACGAACACCCAGCAGCATGCGGGCCCGTTCGTCGGCAACGATCTGCAGTGTGCCAACTGTCATCTGGATGCCGGGCGGCTGGCCGACTCGGCGCCGCTATGGGCTGCATGGGGCATGTATCCGGCGTATCGCGGCAAGAACAAGCACGTCAACGACTTCGCCGAGCGGATCCAGGGCTGTTTCCGCTACAGCATGAACGGCACCGCCCCGCCGCGCGGCGACGACGTGCTCACTGCACTGCAGACCTATGCCTACTGGTTGGCCAGCGGCGCGCCGGTGGGCAAGAAGATGCCGGGCGCCGGCTACCCGAAACTCGACGAACCCGAGCAGCCGCCGAGCTATGCGCGTGGAGAGAAGGTCTTCGAAACCCATTGCGCGCTCTGTCACGGCAGTGACGGCCAGGGTCAGCGTGCGGCCGACGGCAGCATCGCCTTCCCGCCGCTGTGGGGGGCGCGCTCGTTCAACTGGGGCGCGGGCATGCACCGAGTAAATACCGCCGCCGGGTTCATCAAGGCCAATATGCCGCTAGGTGCTGCCACCCTGAGCGACCAGCAGGCCTGGGACGTGGCCCAGTACATCGACAGCCAGCCGCGCCCCCAGGATCCGCGCTTCAACGGCTCGGTCGCCGAAACCGCCGAGAAATATCACGGCAAGCAGTCGATGTACGGCAAGACCGTCAACGGCCGCGTGCTCGGCGAAAACGCGCCGCCGGCGGGCACCGTACCCAGGACAGGCAAACCCTGA
- a CDS encoding c-type cytochrome, giving the protein MRRILQAVITTLFLLPVATHAASPDAASIAKQGLGDKIAPCSSCHGADGGGNSAAGFPRLAGLGKTYLAEQLDAFASGQRANAVMMPIAGAMSDEQRQAMAVYYSRLPVPTARSTGTDTGDIPAAGTALAEHGRWADGIPACVQCHGPAGVGVGEYFPPLAGQPAGYIEAQLRAWRTGKRPGGPMGLMASIASQLHDDDLAPVAAYFAAQTPATHKTEGDEHE; this is encoded by the coding sequence ATGAGACGGATTCTACAAGCGGTCATAACGACCCTTTTTCTGTTACCTGTCGCCACCCACGCAGCCTCGCCCGACGCCGCGTCGATCGCCAAGCAGGGCCTCGGCGACAAGATTGCCCCGTGCAGCAGTTGCCATGGCGCCGACGGCGGCGGCAATTCGGCCGCGGGATTTCCCCGCCTGGCCGGTCTGGGTAAAACATATCTCGCCGAACAACTGGATGCGTTTGCCTCGGGTCAGCGCGCCAACGCGGTGATGATGCCGATCGCAGGCGCGATGTCCGACGAGCAGCGGCAGGCGATGGCTGTTTACTACAGCCGGCTGCCGGTTCCGACCGCCCGAAGCACAGGCACCGATACCGGCGATATTCCGGCGGCGGGCACCGCGCTGGCCGAACACGGCCGCTGGGCCGACGGGATACCGGCGTGCGTACAGTGCCACGGACCGGCCGGCGTCGGGGTCGGTGAGTACTTCCCGCCTCTGGCCGGCCAGCCCGCCGGCTATATCGAAGCTCAGTTGCGCGCCTGGCGCACCGGCAAGCGCCCCGGCGGGCCCATGGGATTGATGGCATCCATCGCCAGCCAGCTGCACGACGACGACCTGGCGCCGGTCGCCGCGTATTTCGCCGCACAGACACCCGCTACCCACAAGACCGAAGGAGACGAACATGAGTAG
- a CDS encoding sulfite exporter TauE/SafE family protein, translated as MAILFGIIVGLALGLTGGGGSIFAVPLLIYGLGVAPASAVAISLGAVAITAAFGAAEGLYRGVVELRAALIFAVAGMVAAPLGVYIGGRVSDTVVVLLFAGLMIVVAVRMGLKARRTPDESAVVRARFAEQATADPGTVCRYSGDGRLRLNAPCSAALAAVGLVVGVLSGFFGVGGGFLIVPALILITEMGIHRAVATSLLVITLIGLSGVASAMFSGREIDWALTALFVVGGVLGMAGGRRLARHLAGPRLQWLFAAAMLATAGFIIVERLLFGG; from the coding sequence ATGGCCATACTGTTCGGCATCATCGTGGGACTCGCGCTGGGGTTGACCGGTGGCGGCGGATCGATATTCGCGGTGCCGCTGTTGATTTACGGCCTCGGCGTGGCGCCGGCCAGTGCGGTGGCGATCTCGCTGGGCGCCGTCGCGATCACCGCGGCGTTCGGGGCCGCCGAGGGCCTGTATCGCGGTGTCGTCGAGCTGCGGGCCGCGCTGATCTTCGCCGTGGCCGGCATGGTGGCCGCGCCGCTGGGCGTATATATCGGCGGCCGGGTGAGCGATACGGTGGTGGTGCTGTTGTTCGCCGGGCTGATGATCGTCGTGGCTGTCCGCATGGGCTTGAAGGCGCGGCGTACGCCGGATGAATCCGCGGTCGTACGGGCTCGTTTTGCCGAACAGGCGACGGCCGATCCCGGAACGGTGTGTCGCTACAGCGGCGACGGCCGGCTTCGTCTGAATGCGCCCTGTAGCGCGGCCCTGGCCGCAGTCGGGCTGGTCGTGGGCGTGTTGTCGGGCTTTTTCGGGGTCGGCGGCGGTTTCCTGATCGTGCCGGCGCTGATCCTGATCACCGAAATGGGTATCCACCGAGCGGTGGCGACATCGTTGCTCGTGATTACCTTGATCGGGCTGTCGGGAGTGGCCTCGGCGATGTTTTCCGGCCGCGAGATCGACTGGGCGCTGACCGCGCTGTTCGTTGTGGGCGGCGTGCTGGGCATGGCCGGCGGTCGCCGGTTGGCCCGTCACCTGGCCGGGCCGCGGTTGCAGTGGCTGTTTGCGGCTGCAATGCTCGCGACCGCCGGTTTCATTATCGTCGAACGCCTGTTGTTCGGCGGTTGA
- a CDS encoding pyridoxamine 5'-phosphate oxidase family protein, with the protein MDEAVRRGVPDYQAAALATVEPTTGRPSVRTVYVHRLGDTLGLFVNSRTGKGRQLEWNPHAGLCFFWRSLQTQVVIDGTVELLDEASADHLWSRRSRECSLVASASHPERVTAGSVTLPERISQRRHRYDFQPVPRPLYWVAYRLIPIRMEFWATGWQRARLRRLFERAPDGGWQHVLREP; encoded by the coding sequence ATGGACGAAGCCGTTAGGCGTGGCGTGCCCGATTACCAGGCGGCGGCGTTGGCGACCGTGGAGCCCACCACCGGGCGACCATCGGTACGGACTGTGTACGTACATCGATTGGGCGACACACTCGGTTTGTTCGTCAACAGCCGGACCGGCAAGGGCCGGCAGCTGGAGTGGAACCCTCACGCTGGGCTGTGTTTCTTCTGGCGTAGTCTGCAGACACAGGTAGTGATCGACGGTACCGTGGAGTTGTTGGATGAGGCCAGCGCCGATCATCTATGGTCGCGGCGATCGCGTGAGTGTTCGTTGGTTGCCAGCGCGTCGCATCCGGAACGCGTCACTGCTGGTTCCGTAACCTTGCCCGAGCGCATCAGCCAGCGGCGCCACCGATACGACTTCCAACCGGTACCCAGACCACTCTACTGGGTTGCCTACCGGCTGATTCCCATCCGAATGGAGTTCTGGGCCACGGGCTGGCAACGGGCGCGGCTGCGACGTCTGTTCGAACGTGCGCCCGACGGCGGTTGGCAGCATGTTCTACGTGAACCGTGA
- a CDS encoding universal stress protein, whose translation MNNRMLVPIDLGHEAVFDLVFSAVAAMAVQYDAEIHLITVVPDDVAIWPYVPRNSVDEAIEEAGTELREIAQLEFRDGTHWQSTALAGPVAPTVVGRAVDIGAGLIVMASHNPRSRDILLGGTADRVLRRAPCSVVVLRAAGGWRWSG comes from the coding sequence ATGAACAACCGCATGCTGGTACCGATCGATCTAGGGCATGAAGCCGTCTTCGATCTGGTTTTCTCTGCCGTGGCCGCAATGGCCGTTCAATACGACGCTGAAATTCATCTGATCACCGTCGTGCCCGACGACGTGGCGATCTGGCCCTATGTGCCACGCAACAGCGTCGACGAGGCGATCGAGGAAGCCGGCACCGAACTGCGTGAAATCGCGCAGCTGGAATTTCGCGACGGCACCCACTGGCAAAGTACCGCCCTGGCGGGCCCGGTCGCACCGACCGTTGTCGGCCGGGCGGTGGACATCGGCGCCGGGCTGATCGTCATGGCTTCTCACAACCCCCGCAGCCGCGACATCCTGCTGGGCGGCACCGCCGATCGCGTGCTGCGCCGAGCGCCCTGCTCGGTCGTGGTACTGCGTGCCGCCGGCGGATGGCGGTGGAGCGGCTGA
- a CDS encoding universal stress protein — MSQTIVVPLDLNHELVLDSVFGAVERARLDDRDRIVLLNVIPQIDVGDFPYVATDQVRALGEHAKQALADIAVRHLAPGVAWEADVRVGPVARTIVRRADYFDADLIVMASHNPAFWDVLLGSTASQVVKHARHSVLVVRQKAIADDDPARADQSRNALD, encoded by the coding sequence ATGTCACAGACCATCGTCGTTCCCCTGGATCTTAACCACGAACTCGTGCTCGACAGCGTCTTCGGCGCGGTCGAGCGCGCGCGGCTGGACGACCGGGATCGTATCGTGCTCCTCAACGTCATCCCCCAGATCGATGTGGGCGACTTCCCTTATGTCGCCACCGATCAGGTACGAGCGCTCGGCGAGCATGCCAAACAGGCGCTGGCAGACATCGCCGTACGGCACCTGGCGCCCGGGGTGGCGTGGGAAGCCGATGTGCGGGTCGGTCCGGTGGCACGCACGATCGTGCGCCGTGCGGATTATTTCGATGCTGATCTGATCGTCATGGCCTCGCACAACCCCGCGTTCTGGGATGTGCTGCTGGGCAGCACGGCAAGCCAAGTCGTCAAGCATGCCCGGCATTCGGTACTCGTCGTGCGCCAGAAAGCGATTGCCGACGACGATCCGGCCCGGGCTGATCAAAGCCGCAACGCGCTTGACTGA
- the cydB gene encoding cytochrome d ubiquinol oxidase subunit II, translated as MEIYIVLKLVWWALLGVLLIGLAVMVGMDMGVGAGLRYLGRTDGERRAVINMIAPHWDGNQVWFILGGGAVFAAWPTIYATAFSGLYVVMLVLLWSMIVRPLGFEYRSKLPSLRWRGVWDTALFVSGAVPMIVFGAAMGNMLRGVPFHFEWNMVSYYTGSFIALFNPFAVLCGLMSIALALYQGSAMVMNRGTGVIRERAAKLLTMAGLAAVVLFTVCGLWVWFMPGYVIAGGADPAGPAMPLRKTVDMVSGAWLNNFAAYPLLWLVPGLVYAAVLAGIACARRGWSHASWWLGALAWAGTIGTVGTAMFPFLMPSSTNPGHSLTVWDASSSATTLGWMLVFTAIFIPIVAIYTSWAFWVMRGKVTPETIEHDEHAY; from the coding sequence ATGGAAATCTATATCGTTCTCAAGCTCGTCTGGTGGGCACTGCTCGGCGTGCTGCTGATCGGCCTGGCCGTGATGGTCGGCATGGACATGGGCGTCGGCGCAGGCCTGCGCTACCTGGGGCGTACCGACGGCGAGCGCCGCGCGGTGATCAACATGATCGCCCCGCACTGGGACGGCAATCAGGTGTGGTTCATTCTCGGCGGCGGTGCGGTGTTCGCGGCCTGGCCGACGATCTATGCCACCGCCTTTTCCGGGCTGTATGTCGTCATGCTCGTGCTGCTGTGGAGCATGATCGTGCGTCCGCTGGGCTTCGAGTACCGCAGCAAGCTGCCCTCGCTGCGCTGGCGCGGCGTGTGGGATACCGCGCTGTTCGTTTCCGGCGCGGTGCCGATGATCGTGTTCGGCGCGGCCATGGGCAACATGCTGCGCGGGGTGCCCTTTCACTTCGAGTGGAACATGGTGTCCTACTACACCGGCAGCTTCATCGCGCTGTTCAACCCGTTCGCGGTGCTCTGCGGGCTGATGTCGATCGCGCTCGCGCTCTATCAGGGCAGTGCCATGGTGATGAACCGCGGCACGGGCGTGATCCGCGAGCGCGCGGCTAAACTGCTCACGATGGCCGGGCTTGCCGCCGTCGTGCTGTTCACGGTCTGCGGGCTGTGGGTATGGTTCATGCCCGGTTATGTGATCGCCGGCGGAGCCGACCCGGCCGGCCCGGCGATGCCGCTGCGCAAGACCGTCGACATGGTTTCCGGCGCTTGGCTGAATAATTTTGCTGCCTACCCGCTGCTGTGGCTGGTACCGGGGCTGGTGTATGCCGCCGTGCTGGCCGGCATCGCCTGTGCTCGCCGCGGCTGGTCGCATGCCAGCTGGTGGCTGGGCGCGCTGGCCTGGGCCGGCACGATCGGCACCGTGGGCACGGCGATGTTCCCGTTCCTCATGCCGTCGTCGACGAACCCCGGACACAGCCTGACCGTATGGGACGCCTCGTCGAGCGCGACCACGCTGGGCTGGATGCTGGTGTTCACCGCCATCTTCATCCCGATCGTTGCGATCTATACCAGCTGGGCGTTCTGGGTCATGCGCGGCAAGGTCACCCCGGAAACCATCGAACACGACGAACACGCCTACTAG